CACTTTCTTCATCTCCTCAAAACTGGGGTCAGAGGGCACCATGTCAAAGAACGGCGGCCTGTACTCCTCCACGATTCCTAAGAAAACCACAGATTTAATGCATTTCTATGGTAGCTTTTGTCATCTTTTGCTGACTCCACTGCATGTGAATTTTTACTGACAAAAAAATGCAGATGTGAGCGGAGACTGAAAGTCTGTTCCGACCATATCTATAAAACTGTGGTTTGGGCGTTGAGGGAGGTTGGCAGTACTAATACTTCTGTGGGAGGATGACTGGAAATTGTCCAGGGAGAATAAGAGCATATGGCCTCTAACATTATGGGGAAAAACTACAGCAGTATCAGTTCAAAAAGGTTTTCTTTTGCATTTTCagactttaatatttttattattattaaaattattattaaattattaattaagctTATTTAAGGTGTATATGCACACACTGCTCTTTAAAAAGATTTAGGTCAATAGGTATTCATTATAGGAATTATTACTTCTACTCCGCAAGGACAATTAAATTTATCAAAAGGAACAGAACATGTAATGTAGAGAtcaagatattggaaaaatctgatattgcaatattttttctatactgcgatatacagtgctcagcatgattgaggacaccccattttaaaaataattattgttatctaATTCTCGTTGAATATAGACAAtgaattttggtgcatttaaacaaaacagatttattaaaaagatatctttattaaagtaatatttcaGTCAcataatatatttagaaattgaaagaacatacagttaaattcaagctaaatattgcaaaaaaacaattttggaccgttatcgtaagttgtTTTGTTGGATAAGCTCCAAATTTTATCTTcagtactgactgatctaatgtatatgcacaaatataataatgtatagctTCCTACTAAAAATACGaaattaaaagatagatttgtgaggggtgtactgtatattgtgatatgaatacaatttgtgCATAAaattgaagaaaatataaaacataagagTCTACAGACATAGATAAATAGAAATGAAGtagaagataaaaataaaataaacagcattttattgttttctgaggagtttaacagtattcaggtaaacattaatttatttgttttccttttaGCTTAGTACCTTtttttatctggggtcaccacagatgaaggaaccgccaacttatccagcatatgttttaaaaagtgtatgccctttcagccgcaacacaGCACTGGGAAATTCAGCTATACAGTAATTGACTAATCATATGTACAAATAATACTgcgttttccagtgctgggttgcagctgaaagtgcatccactgtgtaaaacatatgttggataagttggcggttcattgcactataacaacccctaataaataaagggactaagccgaagaaattaaaataatactgcatagtcttcattttaaaaataataagaataaactTAACTGTTATTATAGTTACAAAAGGTACAATTTCACATTCATGAATGCTTTTCAACttgtcacaggcctcaaaaacacatgcaaatcaaaAATTATAACCCAGACTCAACATTACatgtcctgcgatgtgactattgtgaatgatcccATTGTGattttgatgctgaaatgatttatTGAGCAGCACTAGTATATGTATTATGTACatgataaatgtataaatgtatatgatTTCCGTTTCAAATAAATTTCTTATTCATTAAAGAGtcttaaataaaatgcatcaaattttacaaaaataagcACACAACTGTTTGCAAGATAATAATGAGAAACAAatgagcaccaaatcagcataaTAAGAATGATTTCTAAAGCATCTAAATCAGTTAAGGTGCCGAAAATTCAGCTTTACCATCACAAGAATAAATTACATGTTAAAATGTATTAACGTTAATTTAAAATCGTAATAAAATCTCACTATATTAATGCAACATAGTATCTactgaaaattaattaaatacatgcagCTTAAAAGAGAATGAGACTGACTGAACCTAATTATGAACTGCAgtgcgtgtgtatttatgcatgtatgtgcACATACATGTTTAAAGCTACTCTGAACTTATgtaaagatgcacataaactatttataaaggttgagtaaatgcaTTCTAAAAGTaggagtgtgtgagagagagaaaaagagagagaacagGCGCATCTGGACTATATGAGCAGGAGTGTTGACACTAGATAAGATTGTTTATAATTATTGGGCCGCTAATCGTGGGTGGATAGGGAGGGAGATGTAgacatgcagaaaaaaaaactcagggaGAGACTGAGGAGGGGgaagtaagtaaaaaaaaaaaagttttggataaaaaaaaatctatcacatCTATCAGCATGGTGAAAATCGTTGCTTAGCAACAAAAAACTGAAACTTAGTTAAAATGGTAAGATCCTGCAGTCACGGGGCTTCTCACTGCAATATGCAAGGAGACATTAAAGGGCTATGTGTACGAGTTTGGCATGTATTTATAGTTTTAAATTCCCAATGTGTGAACAGCTTGCAAAGACAGAGATTAATTGAACTGTACAGTTTGAAACATACTTAATTCCACAAGTCACAAGAGCCCAGAATGGGGGTGGTGCCAGCAAATAAAGTTGAATTACTCTTCCATCTTACCATTTACAATAGTCCGACGAGTTATCTCCCACAAGACGAGACCCAGGGCCCAGATGTCAGTTTGTTTATAGGACTCAAAAACATCAACACGAATAGTCTCATCCAAAACCTCTGGTGCCATGTATCGCTTGGTGCCCACTCTCGGATTGGTTCCCACATCCAGATAGTCAGTAGACTGAGAGTGAATGACAGCCAGGCCTGAGAGATCAAACAAAAGTTATTATTTAAGCATTATCATAACTTAGTGACATCATTGCTTGTTGACATTATGGCTCATTGTTGACCCCAAATaaggaaatgttttgaaaaattaaaaatggaCTGACAAACTCAGCTTACAGTTATGGTGTTGAATGCTAAAAAGTTGTCAGGGTATTGCATATATGGTAGCTAAAGTGTTTAAGCTTTTTCTTATGAAGTCGCAAAGGTGTAATGTATTTGCTACAGTGTTTTAAGGGGTTGCTTGAGTGTTATTAAGCAGTTGTTTAGCTGTTCAGATTCTTTTGGTTTAAAGCAGTTGCTACTGGGTTTCAAAGTGATTGTCAAGGTGTTGCTGTATGGCTGCTAATGTGTTTTGAATGCTTTGAGGCGGTTACTACAGTGTTTTACATGGTTGTCAGGATGTTACTGTATGGTTGCTACAGTGTTTTGAGTGTTTTAGTATATTCTTATGTAGTTGCAAAGGTGTATGTGCTTGCTACCTTGTTTCaggtggttgtcagggtgttgcatatatggttgctaaggtgttttagcTTGTTCTTAAGGTGTAAGGTGTTTAAAGTGGTTGGTGGAGTGTTATTAAGAGGTTGTTTAGCTGTTCGGATTCCTTTGGTCAGGCAGTTGCTACAGGTTTCAGGTAGTTGTCATGGTGTTGCTATATGGTTGTCAAGGTGTTTTGAGTGTTTAGTATATTCTTATGAAGTTGCAAATGTGTAAGGTTGTTGCTACAGTGTTTCAAGTAGTTGCCAGAGTGTTATTAAGTGGTTGTTTAGCTGTTTGGCTTCTTTTGCTTTAAGGCAGTTGCTACAGGGTTTCAGATGGTTGTCAAGGTGTTGCTatatggttgctaaggcgttttaagtgttttagcagtcGCAAAGATATAAGGCAGTTATTACAGTGTTTCAGGTGGTTGCTGGAGTGTTATTAAGCAGTTGTTTAGCTTTCAGGTAGTTGTCAAGGTGTTGCTAAGGCGTTTTGAGTTAGCATGTTCTTATGCTTTGAGGTGGTTACTACAGTTATTTACACATTTGTCAGTATAATTGCTAAGGGGTTTTGTGTGTTTTAGTATATTCTTATGTAGTTGCAAAGGTGTAAGTTTGTTGCTACAGTGTTCCaagtggttgctaaagtgttatTAAGTGGTTGTTTAGTTGTTTGGCTTCTTTTGCTAAGGCAGTTGAACAGGGTTTCAGGTGGTTGTCAAAGTCTTGTTATATGGTTGCTAAGGGGTTTTGAGGGTTCCAGCTTGTTCTTATGTGGTAGCTACAATGTTTCAAGTGGTTGTTTTTAAGGGATTGTTTAGCTGTTCAGATTCTTTTGTTTTACGGCAGTTGCTACAGAGTTTCAgctggttgttaaggtgttgctatgtggctACTAAGgtgttttaagtgttttagcatgTTCTTATGCAGTTGCAAAAATGAAAGGTGGTTACAACAGTGTTTTACATGGTTGTCAGAGTGTTGTTGTATGGTTGCTAAGTGGTTTTGTGTTTTAGCATATTCTTATGTAGTTGCAAAGATGTAAGGCGGTTACTACAGTGTTTCAGGTGGTTGCTGGAGTGATATTAAGTGGTTGTTTAGCTGTTTGGCTTCTTTTGCTTTAAGGCAGTTGCCACAAAGCTTCAGGTGGTTGTCAAGGTGTTATcatatggttgctaaggtgtgctaaggtatgtggttgctaaggtgttttgagtgTTTTAGTTTATTCTTATGCAGTTGCAAAGGTGTAACTAATTGGTACAGTGTTTCAATTGGTTTTCAGAGTGTTGCTATGCAGATCTTTCGTTGTTCTGTTTGTTCAGGTGTTCtgtgttttaaatatgttttgatgCTTTTGGAAATGTGCGAATGTGGTTGTAAGATTGTTATTTAAAGGATTCTCAGGTGCTCTTTAAACAAGTTTTCATGCTGTTGCAAATGTGCTTTAGAGGAGGTTATTAATTGGTCTTGGTAAGACATTGCTTAAGAGTTCTGACTGTTTTAGTCTATGTAATTTAGTTGCTAAGTTGGCCTGGCCATTGTTAGGTGGCAAATATTTGTGAATGCCGGGGTAATGTGGGTGCCAGGTGGTGTTTTGGTTGCTATGGTattcttggtggttgctaggtgattaCCCGGTTTAAAGCCTCTGTGATATTTTGGTAATCAGAACACATCTCCTAAATAAACCAAACAATATGAGCTTTCTCATTGTGGAATGAGCGGTGCACCAAAATCTATTTAGACTCATCTATTTTTGTCTTGCTTCCTTACCCAGGTCTGCAATGCAGCACTGGCCATTTCTCTTCACCAGAATATTGCGGCTCTTCAGGTCTCTGTGTGCGATGGCTGGTTTGCCTTGTGTGCTGAGGATCTCTGTGTGGAGGTGCACGAGGCCGCTGGCGATGGACAGGCACATGCGCAGACAGCCCTCCGGGTCCAGCGTGCTGTACTGCAGGAAGTCATAGAGGGAGCCCAACTCGTGGAAATGTGTGACCAGCCACAGTTGAGTGCTGGAGTTTTTAGACGTCATGTCTGATGCTATGAAGCCTTATGGACAGAGAAGTGTAAGTaagaaatattacattttaagtcAAACACTGTGTGACTCCATCATTAGAAAAGCAATGTTTGGCAATGTCAAAACATATTATGGCTGCAGCAGTACACACAGAATGATCCCTTCCCACACGAGCAGTGAAAAATGCAGTGTGGGTGGAACTTACCCAAGATGTTTTCATGCCTTAGTTGGACCGTGTTGTAGATTTCAGTCTCTCGAAACCAAGACTGCTCATCACGAGAGGAGAAAATCTTGACAGCCACACTTTCTCCCATCCAGGTGCCTCTCCATACCTCACCATAACGGCCTTTACCTACCAGAAGCAATCAGAGCAAAAAATTCCTTTAAAGCTAGATGCATATCATTATAATAAGGTATGGCCATGACTTATAATTTTTCTGAAATTCTGaaaaaatcaaaattaaataatgtgtaaaGGTATACAGTAATAAATAGGTAATGATGTTGTGCTGccaatattgaaaaaatctgatattgcattattttatttcccTGTAAtgtatattgttataataatatggTTTTACAAGATGgttttaaaagtttcaaaagtattctggtacagaaattgaataatcacgatgaaaaaaatgcttttcttactttgctttgtctagTTTCTATGGAGACCTGGAAGGGACGCAATGGTTGGGAAAATTGTTTTTTCCACAAACATTTCCTGTTTACTTCATACATGTAAACCCTGCCGTTTTTACCAGTATTCTCctatattttaccattctatcctgctatcagcCTATCATTAAgtgttttcccatatttctcatatatttttaatcttaaaagcgcgctgtaattatataaaattcaattcaattcagttcagttcagctttatttgtatagtgcttttacaatgtagattgtgtcaaagcagcttcacataaacggtcatagtaactggaacagtgtagttcagtttttagtgtttaagttcagtacagttcagtttagctcagttcagtgtgatttaattattactgagagttcaaacactgaagagcaaattcatcgatgcgtagctctaccaatcctgaaccatgcgagccagtggcgacagcggagagggaaaaaaaacttcacctgatgggagtgaagaaaaaaaaccttgagagaaccagactcagtttggcatgaccattttaatttctccgctggccaaaagtcgtgtgcagagcttcagtcaccgcagtggaggctggaagatggcctcagcgaagactcgtctgtccctggagcgttgcTGGATAAAACTGcttgcattcactttctttccattaaagctgtgcgtcgatcgtcaCCCTTCATAAGCAACCTCTAAATCAGCGAATGCATGTAAAAGCACTGACTGATGGACGCGCTCTGCataataaactgatcccagatcagcttctgtacacgccatttaaagaggagctaaagtgcAAGACACTTTGGGGTTTGGGTGTGTCTTTAAACAGACcaatacacttaataatatgtaaacttGTCCGTCCAGCGTGTTTTATTTTGAACTCAACTagttttctcttaaatgagcacaaacagttaaaaCAATGGAGTACTGGAGAATActggcaaaaacgggagggttgacatgtataaagtgaacaggaagtgtttgtggaaaaacatctttgcgagataatgcaGTCTTTGCGAGGAAttgcaaaaacttaaaaaaatatctatttacctatcactctttttatttttctccCACCCAGCTTTTTCCCTCTCCATTAcatcccttccgggtctccgtgAGTTTCTTgtccaaaaatctaaaaattcttaaatcaagtgaaagctaaattatctgtaatAGGATAAGAAATATAGACATTTGGACaggaaaacaagtaaaaaaaatctaacaatgaaagatgttgttgttgtcttctTCATAAATCGTAAGaataatgaaatacaattaatcttaaCAGTTTTTTGTGTCCAAATATTTTAAACTCTATTGAAATGTACAGTCACATGCCTTAAAAAATGCAAATggtaaactttcactctattatggttaaacttagcAGTCTTTCTATAATCATGTGTTCTATGGCTCCTGGTCAAGAATGATTAAGATTCAACTTAAAACAAACATtgtaatatcgatgctgaaactatatattgtgcagctctataacAGAATAGGACACATCTACACCCTCAACTTTACTTTGTAGTTTTATTATCCTCCTATGCAGCATTGTAATGAGTGTAATGAGATCGGTTTCACTCACCAACACACTCAACCAGAGAGATCTGTCGCGCCATGGTCCTCTGCACCAGATAGGGCAGACCAGTGCCACTGCCCGATGTACAAAACTCATCAAAGATATCCTAAAGATGACAATTACATGTTTATGAGAGTAACTTCAGTTTAAACTGTAAACAAttaatgaaatgtttaaaaaaaaacgcaGTACAATGGATTGACATTATTCTCCTCATCACTGTGCTATTGTCATAATTGATAAAAAGGAAGAGCAAAGCCAAACAAAAACTGCTCAATCAATATTCAATACATACTGTGGATTATTTTAGGGATGAACCAATACCACTTTTTTTTAAACCGATACGAGTAtgagtattttattttgtgtactCACAATTAATTTGAAAGGAGGTTTTATTTTTTGCCGGTAGCAAGGATGAACAAAAAACTCTTTAACAAAAGGCTATTCCAAggcaaaaatatacacacattgttGATAACCCTGTAAATCAATAGACCTCATCGATTACAGATTAAGCTTGGACACCTAAAATATAAGTTATCCTTGCACTGACACGCGTTCACGACTttacacattacataatcaagtgtgtgcagtttatgTTACCTTATGAAGTCACTCTCTTGACATTGCATATTGGGGACGCATAAAACCCTGTTATGCACAGTTCTTCGATATATTCGCTAGTCCTGCCGTTAATCAgctggtcaggtaatcaaaaagtaCATGATGTTTCAACTATGGTTGAGTCACGGGTTTATAAGATTAACAGTTGGTTATACAAAGTTTGATTACTTTTTCTAAAATAGTAAGATGTTTTAAGTGGTATTGTCTTGACAGATTGCCACAAATATGCATACTCTCATTTCAAAAATCGCatgaccatcatctcacaatgaGTTTTCTCGactgagttcgttcttctgaggtaatctgGGAATACATTTAGTGCTGCAAATAGGGGATTAAAACAGGCTCTGACAGGCTCAAGAGATGATTTCTTGTGAAACTGTTACTATAacttctctgaaattataaatatgtcACTTAGTAATTAAATTTGAGTCATTTAAACATGACTGTCAAGCAGAAACAAAGATTTTTCCTACTCAGATAATGACTGAACTGAGCATAATGAAGCCAGTAAAAAGCATTGAATGTCATAGAGTACAGTAGTGTTTTACCCCATATGTGGGGTCTCCTCCACTGGGGACTTTAAGCATGGAGGTATCGTGCTCAACCGGATGGCAGTATTGACGTCTTGTACGCAGCCATAACACAAGTCCACAAGCTGCCATGGCAATCACCAACAACACCAGCAACGGCACTCCAACCAGCAGAATCACTCTGATGGGCTTCTCCACTGAAAACAGACACACTGAGTTACATTAATGTACCACATCACCACAATAACAAAAGACAATACTGGAGAGCCgcatttttgtttaactttaaaAGTCAATAGtcaaataacaattattaatattatagccATGACTTATTATAGCCATTATTATtgtgggtgacacagtggcgcagtaggtagtgctgttgccatacagcaagaaggtcgctggttcgagcctaggctggatcagttgacgtttttgtgtggagtttgcacgggTGCTAatttgtctgtaatgtatgagtgtgaatgagtgtgtgtggatgtttcccatggatgggttgcggctggaagggcatcggctacGCAAAaaatgtgcttgataagttgacggttcattccgctgtggcgaccccagattaatagtgggactaagccgaaaagaaaatgaatgaatgaatgacttattaTAATTCTGAAtctgaaaacaaattaataaatatatgtgaACCCATAGAATTCTAAACTTTTATAACAGTTATTAAGCTTTGAgtaacatttgaataaaaaataaataaaatacatttcaaacagTTTATAAATACTGCTGTAGGAAATCAGTGCTACCAAACTAACACCGCCTTgcattattttttagtaaatgtaaaaacatttttcaaaaatttcattttaaaatgaataacaatacTTTTATAGTACTAATTTGATCCACAGATTCTTTTAAATACTTTTCTGTTCAATATAAGATACTCATAATTTTAATGTAagggtgaactaacactttaaatATGTATAATCATCTTGTCAAACACCAATATAACACTAGGAGGCAGGAGAGAGCACACTTCTACAGATGGATCATGTCAGGTCAAACAAGGCAACGCTTTCATTTTAGTTATAGTTATAGTATagttatagtatatatatatatatatatatatatatatatatatatatatatatatatatatatatatatatacgaacaACCCAGAAACGAGTAAGTGAGCTAAAATTGAAATGTCTCACCTGGTTTTTCAGGCATGGTAAGGTTTGCATTGCAGTGGTGTGTGTAGCAGCATTTGGTATAAACTCCAGGAATAGCAGGTACGTAGCACTGTTCGGCGGTCTGAAAACAGCCCCTGACAACCCGCTCATGGACCGAAGTGTAAAAGCAGATACGACCCCAGCAGctgttgttttcacacaagtttgtGTTCTCACAACTGCACTGTAAACTGCTTTCATCTGTCAACAAACAAATATAATGTGTAAGTAATAGTATAGTATTTCGGTTgagatagatggattgattgatagatGAATGATAAACTGATTGATTGATCGTTAGTACTACAGTAACAAGAGATGATtggagggatagatggatggattgacataTCCATAGACAGaataaacagacagatggatagatggagataAATGGAATAAATGATAGAATTTAACTTAAAGAGTTGTTAgtctaaaaatctaaatttgtataaacagttggagtcagaattatttgccctccctttgatttttttcttttttttatatttcctaaatgatgtgtaacagagcaaggaatttttcacagtatgtctgacaatattttttcttctggagaaagtcttatttgtcttattttggcgagaataaaatcagtttttacattttaaacataattttatcgttaaacagaaattggggaaaaataaacaatggggctaataattctgacttcaactgtatatattttgctTCATGTATTACtaaaaactgttataaattaaatagaaaaaaa
The nucleotide sequence above comes from Danio rerio strain Tuebingen ecotype United States chromosome 23, GRCz12tu, whole genome shotgun sequence. Encoded proteins:
- the acvrl1 gene encoding serine/threonine-protein kinase receptor R3 isoform X1, which gives rise to MRDMKASVMLAVLFVLVYSGSYATTADHLMETSTLKNDESSLQCSCENTNLCENNSCWGRICFYTSVHERVVRGCFQTAEQCYVPAIPGVYTKCCYTHHCNANLTMPEKPVCLFSVEKPIRVILLVGVPLLVLLVIAMAACGLVLWLRTRRQYCHPVEHDTSMLKVPSGGDPTYGDIFDEFCTSGSGTGLPYLVQRTMARQISLVECVGKGRYGEVWRGTWMGESVAVKIFSSRDEQSWFRETEIYNTVQLRHENILGFIASDMTSKNSSTQLWLVTHFHELGSLYDFLQYSTLDPEGCLRMCLSIASGLVHLHTEILSTQGKPAIAHRDLKSRNILVKRNGQCCIADLGLAVIHSQSTDYLDVGTNPRVGTKRYMAPEVLDETIRVDVFESYKQTDIWALGLVLWEITRRTIVNGIVEEYRPPFFDMVPSDPSFEEMKKVVCVDQHRPSLHNRLHSHPILSAIAKIMKECWFQSPSARLTALRVRKSLSKLDQDHDYDIDKLKLDL
- the acvrl1 gene encoding serine/threonine-protein kinase receptor R3 precursor; protein product: MKASVMLAVLFVLVYSGSYATTADHLMETSTLKNDESSLQCSCENTNLCENNSCWGRICFYTSVHERVVRGCFQTAEQCYVPAIPGVYTKCCYTHHCNANLTMPEKPVEKPIRVILLVGVPLLVLLVIAMAACGLVLWLRTRRQYCHPVEHDTSMLKVPSGGDPTYGDIFDEFCTSGSGTGLPYLVQRTMARQISLVECVGKGRYGEVWRGTWMGESVAVKIFSSRDEQSWFRETEIYNTVQLRHENILGFIASDMTSKNSSTQLWLVTHFHELGSLYDFLQYSTLDPEGCLRMCLSIASGLVHLHTEILSTQGKPAIAHRDLKSRNILVKRNGQCCIADLGLAVIHSQSTDYLDVGTNPRVGTKRYMAPEVLDETIRVDVFESYKQTDIWALGLVLWEITRRTIVNGIVEEYRPPFFDMVPSDPSFEEMKKVVCVDQHRPSLHNRLHSHPILSAIAKIMKECWFQSPSARLTALRVRKSLSKLDQDHDYDIDKLKLDL
- the acvrl1 gene encoding serine/threonine-protein kinase receptor R3 isoform X3 is translated as MRDMKASVMLAVLFVLVYSGSYATTADHLMETSTLKNDESSLQCSCENTNLCENNSCWGRICFYTSVHERVVRGCFQTAEQCYVPAIPGVYTKCCYTHHCNANLTMPEKPVEKPIRVILLVGVPLLVLLVIAMAACGLVLWLRTRRQYCHPVEHDTSMLKVPSGGDPTYGDIFDEFCTSGSGTGLPYLVQRTMARQISLVECVGKGRYGEVWRGTWMGESVAVKIFSSRDEQSWFRETEIYNTVQLRHENILGFIASDMTSKNSSTQLWLVTHFHELGSLYDFLQYSTLDPEGCLRMCLSIASGLVHLHTEILSTQGKPAIAHRDLKSRNILVKRNGQCCIADLGLAVIHSQSTDYLDVGTNPRVGTKRYMAPEVLDETIRVDVFESYKQTDIWALGLVLWEITRRTIVNGIVEEYRPPFFDMVPSDPSFEEMKKVVCVDQHRPSLHNRLHSHPILSAIAKIMKECWFQSPSARLTALRVRKSLSKLDQDHDYDIDKLKLDL
- the acvrl1 gene encoding serine/threonine-protein kinase receptor R3 isoform X2; the protein is MKASVMLAVLFVLVYSGSYATTADHLMETSTLKNDESSLQCSCENTNLCENNSCWGRICFYTSVHERVVRGCFQTAEQCYVPAIPGVYTKCCYTHHCNANLTMPEKPVCLFSVEKPIRVILLVGVPLLVLLVIAMAACGLVLWLRTRRQYCHPVEHDTSMLKVPSGGDPTYGDIFDEFCTSGSGTGLPYLVQRTMARQISLVECVGKGRYGEVWRGTWMGESVAVKIFSSRDEQSWFRETEIYNTVQLRHENILGFIASDMTSKNSSTQLWLVTHFHELGSLYDFLQYSTLDPEGCLRMCLSIASGLVHLHTEILSTQGKPAIAHRDLKSRNILVKRNGQCCIADLGLAVIHSQSTDYLDVGTNPRVGTKRYMAPEVLDETIRVDVFESYKQTDIWALGLVLWEITRRTIVNGIVEEYRPPFFDMVPSDPSFEEMKKVVCVDQHRPSLHNRLHSHPILSAIAKIMKECWFQSPSARLTALRVRKSLSKLDQDHDYDIDKLKLDL